Proteins encoded together in one Cicer arietinum cultivar CDC Frontier isolate Library 1 chromosome 4, Cicar.CDCFrontier_v2.0, whole genome shotgun sequence window:
- the LOC101501181 gene encoding uncharacterized protein isoform X1 — translation MEENDRRILEREMYQIEQIRQLDLEELQVEEVDDFQNSSDDDDNNNHRDPTHGYDSTGILGEFTYNICVASLHSYLGDVEDTHHRTAFLDGGAVLNLPLFCLQGVVLFPGATLPLRVIESNFVAAVERSLSRVDVPYTIGVIRVYSDTANHSMKSASIGTTAEIRQYGRLEDGSLNVVTRGQQRFRLRRCWIDVEGVPYGEIQIIEEDIPSRTPRDAFGKLTPLSNLPRNRATSSMLPLKYSVEVRGSKNEESDSEENFERELSSAERRIHQSLIGSSYEHDLIDESASSSDDRFTYESDQELRSSLNDPDTSISLLPDHENDAENLDSRIGNCSSSGKQSSTRGLNWCSKNIDPYPSRRISRAFMPGWVYCMFDSYWLAQRAADMWKQIVGAPSMDSLVKKPDVLSFSIASKIPVSESTKQELLDIDRIPYRLRREIELLESIDLIRCKICQIIIAKRSDMLVMSSEGPVGAYVNATGYVHEVTTLYKANGLALTGPAFTKYSWFPGYAWTIANCATCETHMGWLFTSTNRKVKPKSFWGIRNCQVADEMR, via the exons ATGGAAGAAAACGACAGAAGAATCCTCGAGAGGGAGATGTATCAAATCGAGCAGATTCGCCAGCTCGATCTCGAGGAATTGCAGGTCGAAGAGGTTGACGATTTCCAAAATTCTTCCGACGACGACGATAACAACAACCACCGTGATCCTAC TCATGGCTATGACAGCACAGGCATCCTGGGTGAATTCACTTACAATATTTGCGTAGCATCCTTACATTCATATCTGGGTG ATGTTGAAGACACACACCACAGGACAGCTTTCTTGGATGGTGGGGCTGTATTGAACCTTCCACTTTTCTGTCTTCAAG GAGTTGTACTCTTTCCTGGGGCTACTCTTCCCCTGAGAGTTATTGAATCCAATTTTGTGGCTGCTGTTGAGAGATCTTTGAGTCGAGTTGACGTTCCTTACACCATTGGTGTG ATTCGAGTTTACAGTGATACTGCAAATCATAGCATGAAATCCGCAAGCATTGGGACAACTGCAGAG ATTCGGCAATATGGGCGCCTAGAGGATGGTTCCCTGAATGTGGTTACTCGTGGACAGCAGCGATTTCGCTTAAGACGGTGTTGGATCGACGTGGAAGGAGTG CCTTATGGAGAGATCCAAATTATTGAGGAGGACATACCATCGCGAACTCCAAGAGATGCTTTTGGAAAATTAACACCTCTAAGTAATCTGCCTCGTAACCGTGCCACCTCAAGCATGTTGCCGTTGAAGTATTCTGTTGAAGTACGTGGTTCCAAAAATGAGGAGAGTGATTCAGAAGAGAACTTTGAGAGGGAACTTTCATCAGCAGAGAGGAGAATCCATCAATCGCTCATTGGTTCCAGTTATGAACACGACTTAATTGATGAATCGGCAAGCAGCAGTGATGATAGATTCACATACGAGTCAGATCAGGAACTTAGATCCAGTCTAAATGACCCAGACACTTCAATATCATTGCTACCTGATCATGAAAACGATGCGGAAAATCTAGATTCTAGAATTGGGAACTGTTCCTCTTCTGGAAAACAGTCCTCCACAAGAGGACTTAATTGGTGTTCTAAAAATATAGACCCCTACCCCTCACGTAGAATTTCAAGAGCATTCATGCCTGGTTGGGTGTATTGTATGTTTGACTCCTATTGGCTTGCACAACGGGCTGCAG ATATGTGGAAGCAAATCGTTGGTGCACCAAGCATGGATTCTCTTGTTAAGAAGCCTGATGTTTTATCATTTTCTATTGCCAGTAAAATACCTGTTTCTGAATCTACAAAGCAGGAGCTTTTGGATATTGATAGGATCCCATATAGACTGCGAAGGGAAATTGAACTACTAGAAAGCATTGATCTAATTCGATGTAAAATCTGCCAG ATTATAATCGCAAAGCGAAGTGATATGCTGGTGATGTCTAGTGAGGGTCCTGTTGGTGCATATGTAAATGCAACTGGTTACGTGCATGAAGTAACGACTTTGTACAAGGCAAATGGGTTAGCTCTAACTGGGCCAGCATTTACAAAATACAGTTGGTTTCCGGG GTATGCATGGACAATTGCTAACTGTGCCACTTGTGAAACCCATATGGGGTGGCTTTTTACATCCACAAACAGAAAAGTGAAACCTAAGTCATTTTGGGGTATACGTAACTGTCAAGTTGCAGATGAAATGCGCTAA
- the LOC101501181 gene encoding uncharacterized protein isoform X2, giving the protein MEENDRRILEREMYQIEQIRQLDLEELQVEEVDDFQNSSDDDDNNNHRDPTTGILGEFTYNICVASLHSYLGDVEDTHHRTAFLDGGAVLNLPLFCLQGVVLFPGATLPLRVIESNFVAAVERSLSRVDVPYTIGVIRVYSDTANHSMKSASIGTTAEIRQYGRLEDGSLNVVTRGQQRFRLRRCWIDVEGVPYGEIQIIEEDIPSRTPRDAFGKLTPLSNLPRNRATSSMLPLKYSVEVRGSKNEESDSEENFERELSSAERRIHQSLIGSSYEHDLIDESASSSDDRFTYESDQELRSSLNDPDTSISLLPDHENDAENLDSRIGNCSSSGKQSSTRGLNWCSKNIDPYPSRRISRAFMPGWVYCMFDSYWLAQRAADMWKQIVGAPSMDSLVKKPDVLSFSIASKIPVSESTKQELLDIDRIPYRLRREIELLESIDLIRCKICQIIIAKRSDMLVMSSEGPVGAYVNATGYVHEVTTLYKANGLALTGPAFTKYSWFPGYAWTIANCATCETHMGWLFTSTNRKVKPKSFWGIRNCQVADEMR; this is encoded by the exons ATGGAAGAAAACGACAGAAGAATCCTCGAGAGGGAGATGTATCAAATCGAGCAGATTCGCCAGCTCGATCTCGAGGAATTGCAGGTCGAAGAGGTTGACGATTTCCAAAATTCTTCCGACGACGACGATAACAACAACCACCGTGATCCTAC CACAGGCATCCTGGGTGAATTCACTTACAATATTTGCGTAGCATCCTTACATTCATATCTGGGTG ATGTTGAAGACACACACCACAGGACAGCTTTCTTGGATGGTGGGGCTGTATTGAACCTTCCACTTTTCTGTCTTCAAG GAGTTGTACTCTTTCCTGGGGCTACTCTTCCCCTGAGAGTTATTGAATCCAATTTTGTGGCTGCTGTTGAGAGATCTTTGAGTCGAGTTGACGTTCCTTACACCATTGGTGTG ATTCGAGTTTACAGTGATACTGCAAATCATAGCATGAAATCCGCAAGCATTGGGACAACTGCAGAG ATTCGGCAATATGGGCGCCTAGAGGATGGTTCCCTGAATGTGGTTACTCGTGGACAGCAGCGATTTCGCTTAAGACGGTGTTGGATCGACGTGGAAGGAGTG CCTTATGGAGAGATCCAAATTATTGAGGAGGACATACCATCGCGAACTCCAAGAGATGCTTTTGGAAAATTAACACCTCTAAGTAATCTGCCTCGTAACCGTGCCACCTCAAGCATGTTGCCGTTGAAGTATTCTGTTGAAGTACGTGGTTCCAAAAATGAGGAGAGTGATTCAGAAGAGAACTTTGAGAGGGAACTTTCATCAGCAGAGAGGAGAATCCATCAATCGCTCATTGGTTCCAGTTATGAACACGACTTAATTGATGAATCGGCAAGCAGCAGTGATGATAGATTCACATACGAGTCAGATCAGGAACTTAGATCCAGTCTAAATGACCCAGACACTTCAATATCATTGCTACCTGATCATGAAAACGATGCGGAAAATCTAGATTCTAGAATTGGGAACTGTTCCTCTTCTGGAAAACAGTCCTCCACAAGAGGACTTAATTGGTGTTCTAAAAATATAGACCCCTACCCCTCACGTAGAATTTCAAGAGCATTCATGCCTGGTTGGGTGTATTGTATGTTTGACTCCTATTGGCTTGCACAACGGGCTGCAG ATATGTGGAAGCAAATCGTTGGTGCACCAAGCATGGATTCTCTTGTTAAGAAGCCTGATGTTTTATCATTTTCTATTGCCAGTAAAATACCTGTTTCTGAATCTACAAAGCAGGAGCTTTTGGATATTGATAGGATCCCATATAGACTGCGAAGGGAAATTGAACTACTAGAAAGCATTGATCTAATTCGATGTAAAATCTGCCAG ATTATAATCGCAAAGCGAAGTGATATGCTGGTGATGTCTAGTGAGGGTCCTGTTGGTGCATATGTAAATGCAACTGGTTACGTGCATGAAGTAACGACTTTGTACAAGGCAAATGGGTTAGCTCTAACTGGGCCAGCATTTACAAAATACAGTTGGTTTCCGGG GTATGCATGGACAATTGCTAACTGTGCCACTTGTGAAACCCATATGGGGTGGCTTTTTACATCCACAAACAGAAAAGTGAAACCTAAGTCATTTTGGGGTATACGTAACTGTCAAGTTGCAGATGAAATGCGCTAA
- the LOC101500851 gene encoding phosphoribosylglycinamide formyltransferase, chloroplastic-like produces MEIQHILPGFSPKLSSAPSFPISKQLFSLKFPLLSSSYPSIQSQNFEVPSGAVYPMSISQKDICSSSRRRVSCSSNTADPNKGHEVRAQVTGRRKKLAVFVSGGGSNFRSIHEASKRGSLHGDVVVLVTNKSECGGAEYARNNGIPVIMFPKAKDESDGLCPNDLVDTLRRFEVDLILLAGYLKLIPVELIQAFERSIINIHPSLLPAFGGKGHYGMKVHKAVIAFGARFSGPTVHFVDEHYDTGRILAQRVVPVLANDTAEELAARVLREEHQLYVEVVEALCEDRLVWRKDGVPLIRSKENPDEFC; encoded by the exons ATGGAAATTCAACATATTCTACCTGGGTTTTCTCCAAAATTATCTTCAGCGCCATCATTTCCAatctcaaaacaacttttctcTTTGAAATTCCCTTTACTTTCTTCTTCATACCCTTCTATTCAGTCCCAAAATTTTGAGGTTCCGAGTGGAGCCGTTTACCCTATGAGCATTTCACAAAAAGACATATGTTCTAGTTCTAGGAGGAGAGTATCATGTAGCAGTAATACTGCAGATCCAAACAAGGGGCATGAGGTGAGAGCTCAGGTCACAGGGAGAAGGAAAAAGCTGGCTGTGTTTGTGTCTGGCGGAGGATCTAACTTTAGATCAATTCATGAAGCATCTAAAAGGGGGTCACTTCATGGAGACGTTGTTGTATTGGTTACAAACAAAAGCG AGTGTGGAGGTGCGGAGTATGCTAGAAATAATGGTATACCAGTTATAATGTTCCCTAAAGCAAAGGATGAATCCGATGGGTTATGTCCAAATGACCTTGTTGATACACTAAG GAGATTCGAGgttgatttaattcttttagCTGGATACCTCAAACTTATACCAGTGGAATTGATCCAAGCTTTTGAAAGATCTATAATAAACATTCATCCATCACTTCTTCCAGCTTTTGGAGGAAAGGGCCACTATGGTATGAAGGTACATAAAGCAGTAATTGCTTTTGGTGCAAG ATTTTCAGGTCCCACAGTTCATTTTGTGGATGAACACTATGACACAGGGCGTATTCTTGCCCAGCGTGTTGTCCCTGTGCTTGCTAATGATACTGCTGAAGAGTTGGCTGCAAGGGTTCTAAGAGAG GAGCACCAATTATATGTTGAGGTGGTAGAGGCTTTATGTGAAGATCGTTTAGTTTGGAGGAAAGATGGTGTTCCTCTCATCCGAAGCAAAGAAAATCCTGATGAGTTTTGTTGA